The Candidatus Baltobacteraceae bacterium genome has a window encoding:
- a CDS encoding ABC transporter permease, producing MTQSRSYWLRVAGAALAFVILVTIVNVASHGAFLQPSNLVRVLRQITYNCLLGVGQTFVIVTAGIDLSVGSLVALTGVVGARFANSLPFGGFPLIAATLIVTVAVGAAAGWINALPVVKLNLPPFITTLAMLEMALGASFILSHGRPVALQSSDFQNTGIGSFLGGVTSALHLPNIPVPVVWMVAIIVLASVLLTRTRFGRYVFAIGGNEEAARLAGINVARVKTLVYVISGSCAAIVGFLYMALFSSGSPQTGTGDELLESIAAVVVGGTSLMGGRGSIVGTFFGALLIGVLYNAMNLLNVDSYLQKVVLGAVILLAVILDELRKRYIAKT from the coding sequence GTGACGCAGTCGAGAAGCTACTGGCTGCGCGTGGCCGGCGCCGCGCTCGCGTTCGTGATTCTGGTGACGATCGTCAACGTCGCATCGCACGGAGCGTTTTTGCAGCCGAGCAACCTCGTGCGCGTTCTGCGTCAGATCACGTACAACTGCTTGCTGGGCGTCGGCCAAACGTTCGTGATCGTCACCGCAGGTATCGATCTATCGGTGGGTTCGCTCGTCGCGCTGACGGGCGTGGTCGGTGCGCGCTTTGCCAACAGTCTTCCGTTCGGCGGTTTTCCGCTGATCGCCGCCACCTTGATCGTGACGGTCGCCGTCGGCGCGGCGGCGGGCTGGATCAATGCGTTGCCCGTCGTGAAACTCAACTTGCCGCCCTTCATCACGACGCTCGCGATGCTCGAGATGGCGCTGGGCGCCTCGTTCATCCTGTCGCACGGGCGTCCGGTGGCGCTACAGTCGAGCGACTTTCAAAACACGGGCATCGGCTCGTTCCTGGGCGGCGTCACGAGCGCGCTCCACTTGCCGAACATCCCCGTGCCGGTCGTTTGGATGGTCGCGATCATCGTGCTCGCTTCGGTGCTGCTCACCCGGACGCGATTCGGGCGCTACGTGTTCGCCATCGGCGGAAACGAAGAAGCGGCTCGGCTCGCCGGCATCAACGTCGCGCGGGTGAAGACGCTGGTCTACGTGATCAGCGGGTCGTGCGCGGCGATCGTCGGATTTCTCTATATGGCGCTGTTCTCGTCGGGTTCGCCGCAGACCGGAACCGGCGACGAGCTGCTGGAGTCGATCGCCGCCGTCGTGGTCGGGGGAACCAGCTTGATGGGCGGTCGCGGCAGCATCGTCGGAACGTTTTTCGGCGCGCTGCTGATCGGCGTGCTGTACAATGCAATGAACCTCCTCAACGTCGACTCGTACTTACAAAAAGTAGTCCTCGGGGCGGTCATTCTCTTGGCCGTCATTCTCGACGAACTGCGCAAGCGGTACATCGCGAAGACGTAG
- a CDS encoding response regulator transcription factor, whose translation MQYLVPTMGEGRSARKPTGSSTLRTVAELIRETHPSLWDVLQSASLRDVTIGRLLEESKAARRAHAVPTRGDGGFPFQKHLTEREAQVANLVAQGDSNKEIGERLKLSAKTVKNHVSNILRKLALQRRTQIAILALRRDRTKA comes from the coding sequence GTGCAGTACCTTGTTCCTACGATGGGAGAGGGACGCTCCGCGCGAAAGCCCACGGGTTCGTCGACGTTGCGTACGGTCGCCGAGCTCATCCGCGAGACGCATCCGTCGCTTTGGGACGTTCTCCAGAGCGCCAGCCTGCGCGACGTGACGATCGGCCGTCTCCTCGAAGAGTCGAAGGCGGCGCGACGGGCGCACGCCGTCCCCACCCGCGGCGACGGCGGTTTCCCATTCCAAAAGCACCTAACCGAGCGCGAGGCGCAGGTCGCCAATCTCGTCGCGCAGGGCGATTCCAACAAGGAAATCGGCGAGCGTCTCAAGCTCAGTGCCAAAACCGTGAAAAACCACGTCTCGAACATTCTTCGCAAGCTCGCGCTGCAGCGTAGAACGCAGATCGCCATCCTGGCGCTGCGCCGGGACCGAACGAAGGCGTAG
- a CDS encoding alkaline phosphatase family protein: MLSVFFVGMLWGCGSKAGITPSVPQDAPLSEARLAPGNYIKHVVIIVQENRSFENLFAGWKGADAPTFGYLHTGKKVLLHQMTYNGDCFPVGGTQECDLGHLWREAITGWNHGKMNGFDLEGTGTEGFGPPAGTVPYAYLDHAEIAPYRTMAQDYVLVDHMFPTEFGTSFTAHQDLIAGTTQIDPTHSLVDIPLPGPPWGCEAPSITTTVLVNRQRQLSDDGPFPCFTQYGTIADTLDAKKVSWKYYAPSINDDTAFGGLVWSAFSAIRKVYLGPDWKNVVSPETKALTDPAKGELPAVSWVIPDLDWSDHPITTSNLGPQWVGDVVNAIGKSKYWKSTAIIVLWDDWGGYYDNAPPKQLDYVGLGIRVPCIIISPYAKHGYVSHTPYEFGSILKFLERTFGLASLHTTDVRATSLEDSFDFTQTPRKFKAIQTNEPPAFFINHAQSMKAPDND; the protein is encoded by the coding sequence TTGCTTTCAGTCTTTTTCGTTGGGATGTTGTGGGGGTGCGGGAGTAAGGCCGGGATCACGCCTAGCGTTCCGCAAGACGCGCCGCTATCTGAGGCCCGTTTGGCGCCGGGGAACTACATCAAGCACGTCGTTATCATCGTGCAAGAGAACCGCAGCTTCGAGAACCTTTTCGCGGGATGGAAGGGCGCGGACGCGCCGACGTTCGGCTACCTCCACACCGGCAAAAAAGTCTTGCTGCATCAAATGACGTACAACGGCGATTGCTTTCCGGTCGGCGGTACGCAGGAGTGCGACCTCGGTCACCTTTGGAGAGAGGCGATCACCGGTTGGAATCACGGAAAGATGAACGGTTTCGACCTCGAGGGCACCGGAACGGAGGGCTTCGGGCCGCCGGCCGGCACGGTTCCTTATGCGTATCTGGATCACGCCGAGATCGCGCCGTATCGCACGATGGCTCAAGACTACGTGCTGGTCGATCACATGTTCCCGACCGAGTTCGGTACGAGCTTTACCGCGCATCAAGATCTCATCGCAGGCACGACGCAAATCGATCCGACACATTCGCTCGTTGACATACCCCTGCCGGGACCACCCTGGGGCTGCGAGGCACCCTCGATCACGACGACGGTCCTGGTCAATAGGCAGCGGCAGCTCAGCGACGACGGACCGTTCCCGTGCTTCACGCAATATGGAACGATCGCGGACACGCTCGACGCGAAGAAGGTCTCGTGGAAGTACTACGCTCCCTCGATCAACGACGACACGGCGTTTGGTGGTCTCGTTTGGTCGGCTTTTAGCGCGATCAGAAAAGTCTATCTCGGTCCGGATTGGAAGAACGTCGTCTCGCCGGAGACCAAGGCGCTCACCGATCCCGCTAAAGGCGAACTTCCGGCGGTTTCGTGGGTGATTCCCGACTTGGATTGGTCCGACCATCCGATCACCACGAGTAACCTTGGCCCGCAATGGGTGGGCGACGTGGTCAATGCGATCGGTAAGAGCAAGTATTGGAAATCGACCGCCATCATCGTCTTGTGGGACGATTGGGGCGGTTACTACGACAACGCGCCCCCGAAGCAGCTCGATTACGTGGGCCTGGGCATCCGCGTCCCGTGCATCATCATCTCACCGTACGCCAAGCACGGATACGTTTCGCACACCCCGTACGAGTTCGGCAGCATTTTGAAGTTCCTGGAGCGGACGTTTGGTTTGGCGTCGCTCCACACGACCGACGTGCGCGCAACCTCCCTCGAGGACAGCTTCGATTTCACCCAAACGCCGCGCAAGTTCAAGGCCATCCAAACCAACGAGCCGCCGGCGTTCTTTATCAATCACGCCCAATCGATGAAGGCGCCCGACAACGACTAG
- a CDS encoding universal stress protein, producing the protein MIYESSSVHVTLAGVVIACVIAATVFATLYWMLHPPASYVMKIAAEAASELERMVGSIIVVFSPEINSAHMMALAVKLARGERSELLAIYIVEVPYTLPPDAEMPEEERAALDALGAAETIANSSNVTFRAETIKARSTKQAVLDIAKREKADLIILGSYREGKYSGAPLGRTIEEIAADAKCDVLIGVEGKHGTLLIDEGGGLQSAAIANPTEE; encoded by the coding sequence GTGATCTACGAGAGTTCGTCGGTGCACGTCACGCTCGCGGGCGTAGTCATCGCTTGCGTGATCGCCGCTACGGTCTTTGCGACCCTATACTGGATGCTGCATCCGCCGGCGTCGTACGTCATGAAGATTGCGGCCGAGGCTGCAAGCGAGCTCGAACGCATGGTCGGCAGCATCATCGTCGTCTTTTCACCCGAGATCAACTCGGCGCACATGATGGCACTCGCCGTCAAGCTGGCGCGAGGCGAGCGATCCGAGCTGCTCGCGATCTATATCGTCGAAGTGCCCTACACGCTCCCGCCGGACGCCGAAATGCCCGAGGAGGAGCGGGCGGCCCTCGACGCCCTAGGCGCGGCCGAAACGATTGCCAATAGCAGTAACGTTACTTTCCGTGCGGAGACGATCAAGGCACGCTCCACGAAGCAGGCGGTTCTCGACATTGCCAAGCGTGAGAAGGCCGACCTGATCATTCTGGGCTCCTACCGGGAGGGCAAGTACAGCGGCGCACCGCTCGGACGAACGATCGAAGAGATCGCGGCGGATGCAAAATGCGATGTCCTCATCGGCGTAGAAGGAAAACACGGAACGCTTCTCATTGATGAAGGCGGCGGATTGCAATCGGCCGCCATTGCGAATCCTACGGAGGAATAA
- a CDS encoding APC family permease: MASTPKPELRRSVTPWGSFSWGYSDVGADIFIGLGLVLGAAAGATNVAFLFAGIVYVCIGLAYTELAATYPVAGGGQYFVLRGLGDIFGFIAGWAVLLDFTIDITLFAWTAIDYLGQLIPVLVGSSHPWTHFLVTLAVIMALCGLNVVGVRESTAFQGFVSALDVTSETCILCFGFLFAFRPDLLIHTMRVDWPSPEHLMLGTSLAIISFVGLESISQAAQETQRPASIIPRTSVALILTILIYALAYSNLALGFVPWHPIVDAAGHPVQFWQIFPSTYPGGADNQGKAVALLAAQVPYFGALAAFYVPILGAVLLTISSNSGVFGSSRIAYAMSHTNLLPSIFQRVHPRYRTPAISILAFCGLAILELIFAALPSLDPMAVSTYAKFFHGEGGLDFLADLYAFGAATSYSFVFLALIALRLTDPLSPRKFKIPLNIPFTFRGERVEFPVVGVLGFLGIFSILMFTLQTHPLGRIFGPGWLVLGIVLYFIYRKRKRLPVLRSQRRDWRKSQVDILRNAGELELMDEYVANVKASDERRAQAAAP; encoded by the coding sequence ATGGCCTCAACTCCAAAACCCGAGCTGCGTCGCAGCGTTACGCCCTGGGGCTCGTTCTCGTGGGGCTATTCCGACGTCGGGGCCGACATTTTCATCGGCCTGGGCCTCGTGCTGGGCGCCGCCGCCGGCGCCACCAACGTGGCGTTTCTCTTTGCCGGCATCGTCTACGTCTGCATCGGTCTGGCATACACGGAACTGGCCGCGACGTATCCCGTTGCCGGCGGAGGCCAATACTTCGTCCTGCGCGGGCTGGGCGATATCTTCGGCTTCATTGCGGGCTGGGCGGTGCTGCTCGATTTCACCATCGACATCACGCTCTTCGCTTGGACCGCGATCGACTATCTCGGCCAGCTCATTCCGGTGCTGGTCGGATCGTCGCATCCGTGGACGCACTTCCTTGTGACGCTTGCGGTGATCATGGCGCTGTGCGGGCTCAACGTCGTCGGCGTTCGCGAAAGCACCGCCTTTCAAGGCTTCGTTTCGGCGCTCGACGTCACCAGCGAAACCTGCATTCTGTGCTTCGGCTTCTTGTTCGCGTTCCGGCCCGATCTCCTCATCCACACGATGCGCGTCGACTGGCCGTCGCCGGAGCACCTTATGCTTGGAACGTCGCTTGCGATCATCTCTTTCGTGGGGTTGGAGTCGATCTCGCAGGCCGCTCAAGAGACGCAGCGTCCCGCGTCGATCATTCCGCGAACGTCGGTCGCGCTGATCTTGACGATTCTGATCTATGCGCTGGCCTATTCGAACTTAGCGTTAGGCTTCGTGCCGTGGCATCCAATCGTCGATGCGGCCGGCCATCCCGTTCAGTTCTGGCAGATCTTCCCCTCCACGTATCCGGGCGGCGCCGATAACCAAGGTAAAGCCGTCGCGTTGCTGGCCGCGCAGGTGCCGTACTTCGGCGCTCTCGCCGCCTTTTACGTCCCGATCCTGGGCGCCGTGCTGTTGACGATTTCGTCGAACTCCGGCGTTTTTGGAAGCTCGCGTATTGCGTATGCGATGAGCCACACGAATCTGCTTCCGTCGATCTTTCAGCGCGTCCACCCCCGTTACCGCACGCCCGCAATCTCGATTCTCGCGTTTTGCGGCTTGGCGATCTTGGAGCTCATCTTTGCGGCACTGCCTTCGCTCGATCCCATGGCGGTCTCGACCTACGCGAAATTCTTTCACGGTGAGGGCGGACTGGACTTTCTCGCCGACCTGTACGCCTTCGGCGCCGCGACGAGCTACTCGTTCGTCTTTCTCGCGCTCATCGCGCTGCGGTTAACGGATCCGCTCAGCCCGCGAAAGTTCAAAATTCCGCTCAACATCCCGTTCACGTTCCGCGGCGAACGCGTCGAGTTCCCGGTCGTCGGCGTGCTCGGTTTCCTCGGCATCTTCTCGATTCTGATGTTCACCTTGCAGACGCACCCGCTCGGCCGAATCTTCGGCCCGGGCTGGCTGGTGCTGGGCATCGTACTCTACTTTATCTATCGCAAGCGCAAGCGGCTTCCGGTGCTGCGTTCGCAGCGACGCGACTGGCGTAAGTCGCAAGTCGACATCCTGCGCAACGCCGGCGAACTCGAACTCATGGACGAATACGTCGCCAACGTCAAGGCCAGCGACGAGCGGCGCGCGCAGGCGGCAGCCCCGTGA
- a CDS encoding protein kinase produces MDHLQGRTLGGRYEVIELIGRGGTADTYRANDRTLGRDVAIKVLMDRSDDTNARLLSEARAMARLNHPRVVAVYDAGEEDGIYYIVMELIRGKTLSSLESGELGYKQALLYIAEVLEALDYANDEGVIHRDIKPSNVMIVEGGKHVKLMDFGLARRASDVTQTTRTGQIVGTISYLAPERFLSKPADARSDLYSVGIVMYEIFTGTLPFRNDRDDIVATMYSHVHDIPTSPREINRNIPEDLERVILRAIERDPGLRYQTAHEFHEDVCALMGAQPPPTAKNKPPRTFTPADRKTPTDPMLRQALDRALAPARNRSDALENVLKGMIATRRRNYEEARDAYLVAMHELKANGNEVEYAKTALKFGAMVLQKSADGKRDRTELRDAVNRLNESLKTFREFGLQEAFAHAEYTINALERTAIGVIF; encoded by the coding sequence ATGGACCATCTCCAAGGACGGACGCTCGGCGGTCGATACGAAGTGATCGAGCTAATCGGCAGGGGCGGCACGGCCGACACGTACCGCGCCAACGATCGTACGCTCGGGCGAGACGTTGCGATCAAGGTCCTGATGGATCGCTCCGACGACACCAACGCGCGGCTGCTTTCCGAAGCCCGCGCGATGGCGCGATTGAATCATCCCCGCGTCGTGGCGGTCTACGACGCCGGCGAAGAAGACGGCATTTACTACATCGTCATGGAGCTCATCCGCGGCAAGACGCTGTCGTCGCTCGAGAGCGGCGAGCTCGGCTACAAACAGGCGCTGCTCTACATCGCCGAAGTCCTCGAGGCACTCGATTACGCCAACGATGAGGGCGTGATCCACCGCGACATCAAGCCGTCGAACGTCATGATCGTCGAAGGCGGCAAGCACGTCAAGCTCATGGACTTCGGTTTGGCGCGCCGCGCCAGCGACGTCACGCAGACCACGCGCACGGGACAGATCGTGGGAACGATATCCTACTTGGCGCCGGAACGATTCTTGAGCAAGCCCGCCGACGCGCGCAGCGATCTCTACTCGGTCGGCATCGTGATGTACGAAATCTTCACCGGTACGTTGCCGTTTCGCAACGACCGCGACGATATCGTCGCGACGATGTACTCCCACGTGCACGACATCCCGACGTCGCCGCGCGAGATCAATCGCAACATTCCTGAAGATTTGGAGCGCGTCATCCTGCGCGCGATCGAACGCGATCCCGGCTTGCGCTACCAGACGGCGCACGAATTTCACGAGGACGTCTGTGCGCTCATGGGCGCGCAGCCGCCGCCGACCGCCAAGAACAAGCCGCCGCGAACGTTCACTCCGGCCGACCGGAAAACACCCACCGATCCGATGCTGCGACAAGCACTCGATCGCGCGCTGGCCCCGGCGCGCAACCGCAGCGACGCGTTGGAGAACGTCCTCAAGGGAATGATCGCCACGCGGCGGCGTAACTACGAAGAGGCCCGCGACGCCTATTTGGTCGCGATGCACGAGCTCAAAGCAAACGGCAACGAAGTCGAATACGCCAAGACGGCCCTGAAATTCGGAGCCATGGTTTTACAGAAATCCGCCGACGGAAAGCGCGACCGGACGGAGCTGCGCGACGCGGTAAACCGGCTCAACGAATCCCTCAAGACCTTCCGCGAGTTCGGCCTCCAGGAAGCCTTCGCTCACGCGGAATACACGATCAACGCACTCGAACGCACCGCAATCGGAGTCATTTTCTAG
- a CDS encoding YraN family protein → MSAAKGRTGEDLAAAFLTAAGYRVLQRNLRLPGGEIDALCLDGSTLVVVEVKRRDTASFGSALGAVDARKRATLRRIAEEYAQFVAPTAKIRFDVVTIDGNRPSLHRNAF, encoded by the coding sequence GTGAGCGCTGCAAAGGGACGGACGGGCGAAGATCTCGCAGCGGCGTTCCTGACCGCCGCCGGATACCGGGTTCTGCAGCGCAACCTGCGGCTGCCGGGCGGAGAGATCGACGCACTCTGCCTCGACGGGTCGACCCTGGTTGTGGTCGAGGTCAAACGACGGGACACGGCCTCCTTCGGCTCGGCGCTGGGTGCCGTGGATGCGCGCAAACGCGCAACGCTGCGGCGCATTGCCGAGGAGTACGCGCAGTTCGTGGCTCCGACTGCCAAGATACGGTTTGACGTCGTCACCATAGACGGTAATCGCCCGAGCCTCCATAGAAACGCCTTCTAA
- a CDS encoding ribonuclease HII has translation MTPRQRKTRNAYERERRRLHRLHQFEYAARARGFTLVGGIDEVGRGPLAGPVVAACVVADKPLLIKGLNDSKQVRPDLRAEIAEQIKGDAIAWSIGAASVGEIDRLNIYWASVLAMERAIEGLGCEIHYLITDAVRIRSFSGPQEPLVRGDARCAVVAAASIVAKVYRDALLVELDREDPRYGFALHKGYSTPLHMEALREHGPSVHHRANWARVRDAQLSLGLETLEELEAVAEAAPA, from the coding sequence ATGACGCCTAGACAGCGCAAAACGCGCAACGCCTACGAGCGCGAGCGCCGGCGCCTGCATCGTCTGCACCAGTTCGAATACGCGGCACGCGCGCGCGGATTCACGCTGGTGGGCGGGATCGACGAAGTCGGTCGGGGTCCGCTCGCTGGACCCGTCGTCGCCGCTTGCGTCGTGGCCGACAAGCCGCTGCTCATCAAAGGTCTCAACGATTCCAAGCAGGTGCGCCCCGATCTGCGCGCCGAGATCGCCGAGCAGATAAAGGGCGACGCAATCGCGTGGTCGATCGGCGCTGCCAGCGTCGGCGAGATCGACCGGCTGAACATCTACTGGGCCAGCGTTCTGGCGATGGAACGCGCCATCGAGGGCTTGGGATGCGAGATTCACTATCTCATCACCGACGCCGTGCGCATACGCTCGTTTTCCGGTCCGCAAGAACCGCTCGTGCGCGGCGACGCGCGCTGCGCGGTCGTGGCGGCGGCGTCGATCGTCGCGAAAGTCTACCGCGACGCACTGCTGGTCGAGCTCGATCGTGAGGACCCGCGTTACGGGTTCGCGCTGCACAAGGGCTACTCGACGCCGCTGCACATGGAGGCCTTACGGGAACACGGCCCGAGCGTCCACCATCGCGCCAACTGGGCCCGCGTTCGCGACGCGCAGCTCTCCCTCGGACTCGAAACCCTCGAGGAGCTCGAGGCGGTCGCCGAAGCCGCTCCGGCGTGA
- the ylqF gene encoding ribosome biogenesis GTPase YlqF — translation MTGGAERVIQWYPGHMARAMRKIAEYLALIDIVVEVVDARVPRSGRNPALDRLVGRRARLLVLDRHDLADPHVTTAWIDRFERDGLTAIAIDGRSPQNAGRVRTAILALAKARKGVSRALIVGIPNSGKSSIINALLRRAAAKTEDRAGVTRQLQWFRLPPNVELMDTPGILVPKIATKTSQWKLAICGAVPRERYDPEEVVRAFESWTADRYRSRKIPTLDEFAAARGFVRRGGDADFHNAAQSYVRAFNDGTFGRISLENPEDGDDA, via the coding sequence GTGACAGGCGGTGCGGAGCGCGTCATCCAGTGGTATCCGGGCCACATGGCGCGAGCGATGCGCAAGATCGCCGAATATCTGGCGCTCATCGACATCGTGGTGGAAGTCGTCGACGCGCGGGTACCACGTAGTGGGCGCAACCCCGCACTCGATCGCCTCGTAGGCAGACGAGCCCGTCTGCTCGTGCTCGACCGGCACGACTTGGCCGATCCGCACGTCACCACGGCGTGGATCGATCGGTTCGAACGCGACGGTCTCACCGCGATTGCCATCGACGGCCGGTCGCCGCAGAACGCGGGCCGCGTGCGCACCGCCATACTCGCGCTCGCAAAAGCCCGTAAAGGCGTCTCTCGCGCGCTGATCGTGGGCATTCCCAATTCGGGCAAGTCGTCGATCATCAACGCGCTCTTGCGCCGCGCGGCCGCCAAGACGGAGGACCGCGCCGGGGTCACGCGGCAGTTGCAATGGTTTCGCCTCCCTCCCAACGTGGAGCTGATGGACACACCCGGAATTCTCGTTCCGAAAATCGCGACGAAAACGTCGCAGTGGAAACTCGCGATATGCGGCGCCGTCCCGCGCGAGCGCTACGATCCCGAAGAAGTGGTGCGCGCGTTCGAGTCGTGGACGGCGGATCGCTACCGCTCGCGCAAGATTCCGACGCTCGACGAGTTCGCCGCCGCACGCGGTTTCGTGCGGCGCGGCGGCGACGCCGACTTCCACAATGCGGCGCAATCGTACGTGCGCGCGTTCAACGACGGGACGTTTGGGCGAATCTCGCTGGAGAACCCGGAGGACGGCGATGACGCCTAG
- the lepB gene encoding signal peptidase I: protein MSALLQWRSLARITLQLAVLALLAAAFFMAPRQVSGMSMEPHIAPGEYVLINTFAYRVGVPRRQDIVAFRRDGDARGLFIKRVIGLPGDRVRVDRGTVVLNGSPLLEPYVRYSDNRSFAEVTVPPGSVFVLGDNRAVSEDSRVFGPIADDHLMGRAMAGLWPLSSVGAL from the coding sequence GTGTCTGCCTTGCTGCAATGGCGCTCGCTCGCACGTATAACGCTGCAGCTTGCAGTTCTCGCGCTGCTGGCAGCGGCGTTCTTCATGGCGCCGCGCCAAGTGTCGGGCATGTCGATGGAGCCGCACATCGCGCCGGGTGAATACGTGCTGATCAACACGTTTGCGTACCGCGTCGGCGTCCCGCGACGACAAGACATCGTCGCGTTTCGCCGCGACGGCGACGCGCGCGGCCTCTTCATCAAACGCGTCATCGGGCTGCCCGGCGACCGCGTGCGCGTCGATCGCGGCACGGTGGTTCTCAACGGCTCGCCGCTGCTCGAGCCGTACGTACGCTATTCCGACAATCGGAGCTTCGCCGAGGTCACGGTACCGCCGGGGTCAGTCTTCGTGCTCGGCGACAACCGCGCGGTTAGCGAGGATTCGCGCGTCTTCGGACCGATTGCCGACGACCATCTCATGGGTCGCGCCATGGCCGGTCTCTGGCCGCTATCGAGCGTAGGCGCGCTGTGA